The genomic region TTCTTTGATCACTCTTTCCACTCTGGAGAATCCGGTCTTGAGTTGGTTGGAAATCAACTCACCCACGGAACGAATTCTTCTATTGCCGAGGTGATCGATATCGTCCGGATAATAATTCTCGGTTTCGGAGAAGAGGTTTAGAATGTAACGAACGGTTTCGATGATGTCCGCAGGTCTTAACACGCGGGCTTTTTCACCGGAGAATTCCTTCGGATTGTTGAACTCGAACTTGGAATTGATTTTGTAACGACCCACGTCTCCGAGATCAAACGTTTTCGGAGAGAAGAAAAGACGGGTCAATTCGGTCGTCGCGTTCTCGATCGTAGAAGGTTCGCCCTGACGCATGAGAGAATGGAACTTAAGGATCGCGTCCTCGTAGTCGTTCACTCCGTCTTTTTCAAGAGCGTTGATGAGGATCGGGTTATCTTTTCCTTTCGGGAATTCGATCAACTCGACTTCTTTCACTTTCATCTCTTTCAAGATGGAGATATTGTCCTCGTTGATTTTGGAACCGGCTTCGAGCATTACCTCTCCGGTTTCCATGTTGATGATATCGTTGATGGTTCTTCTTCCGAGAATCTTTTTCAGATCCTTGGAAGTCGCGCCCGCGATTTTTTCCTTACGGGAACTGTAGAACAGACGAAGAACTTCTTCGTTGGTTCCATGTCCTAAGGATTTGATGAGAAGAGTAGCCGGGAATTTTTTCTTTCTGTCGATTTTCGCGATCAGAATTCCCTTGTTGTCCATTTCGAATTCCAGCCAGGATCCTCTGTAAGGAATCACTCTGGCGGAGAAAACGTCTCTCTCCATATCGTAAGAAAAGAAAATACCGGGAGAACGGTGAAGCTGAGAAACGACGACGCGTTCCGCTCCGTTGATGATAAAAGTTCCCTGCTCGGTCATCACGGGAAGATCTCCCATGTAAACCGTTTGTTCGCGGATTTCTCCGGTTTCCTTGATGATTAGCCTGATAACGGCTTTTAACGGAAGCGCGAACGTCGCGTCCGTATCCTTACATTCTTGAGGAGAACGTTTCGGTTCCCCGAGAATGTAATGACTGTACTCCATGATCATGTCGTTGTTGGGACTTTCAATAGGAAAGGTTTCCCGGAATACAGCTTCTAATCCTTGATGCTTTCTTTTGGTTTCATCCTTGACATCCGTCTGAAGAAACCAGTCAAAAGAACGCTTCTGAATTTGAATCAAGTTAGGAAGGTAATCCAGATTCGTGATTTTTCCGAAATTTACCCGTTTTCTCTCTACTTGACCGTACATTCTTTGTGCTCCCTATCGATAAATGAAAAACTATGACCTGTATTCAATGGTTGGACCTTTAAATCTCGCCCTATGCGAAAAAGAAGAATTCCGACTCTCCCAGCCTACGCCAAACTTTTGGAAAAGATACCAAATTTCTGAAAGGCTGTAAATACAATAGAACAAGGAGGTACCTGAAAACCAGGCCTCCTTGCCGTGAGTGAAAGGATTTTTTGAAAGCTAGCGCTAACAGAGCTCTAACGAAACGATTAGCTCGCTTTGAGTTCGATCTGTGCGCCAACGCCCTCGAGTTTCTTTTTGAGGTCATCAGCTTCCGCTTTGGAAACGCCTTCTTTAACGGCTTTTCCACCAGCTTCAACGAGGTCTTTCGCCTCTTTCAATCCGAGTCCAGTGATCTCTCTTACGAGTTTAATCACTTCGATTTTTTTATCGCCGAACCCTTTCAGGACGACGTTGAAAGTGGAAGCTTCTTCAGCCGCTCCAGCGCCTGCAGCAGGTGCTGCACCAACAGCCGCCACTGCAACCGGAGCTGCAGCAGAAATGCCGAATTTCTCTTCCATTTTTTTAACGAGGTCTGCAGCCTCAACCAGTGTAAGGTTTCCGATTTGCTCTAATAGCGCTTCCGTAGACATTATATGCTCCTTTGATTCCGTTTAGTCGTTTGCTATTTAAAAAATACGTTATGCGTTCTTCTTCTCTGCGGTCGCTTGAATCGCTCTTGCAAGAGACGCCATGATCTGGTTGATACCGGATGCGATGGATCTTGCAGGACCGTTGATTCCGCCCGCGATTTGCGCGAGAAGTTGTTCCTTGCTTGGAAGACCCGCGATCGCTTCCACCCCGTTCGCATCAAGAACCGAACCGTCCATATAACCCGCTCTTAAGATCAGGTTTTTGTTGTTCTTTGCGAAGTCCTTGCAGACTTTTGCAACGGTTGGAAGGTTTTCTTTTGCGAAGATCGCGGCAAGCGGACCTTGGTATTCGGGTCCGAAAGAAATATTCTTATCTTTGTGCGATCCGGATTCTTTCAACGCTCTTAAGAAAAGGTTGTTCTTGAGAACTTTCATCTCGGAACCTTCTTTTCTGAGTTGAGCGCGAAGACCGGTGATTTCTTCCACGGTTAAACCCGAGTAGCAAGCGAGAATGAAGTTATTCTTCTCTTCCAGTTTGCCTTTGAGTAATGCGACTGATTCTACTTTTTCCTGATTCGCCATTTTCTAATACTCCAAATCTTGTCCAGGTCAGATGGAAGTGTTGACCAGTTCTTTAACGTCTACCTTCACGCCCACTCCCATAGTAGGAGCAACGGAGAAAGTTTTTAAGTAATCGCCCTTCGCATCGGAAGGTTTATCACGCATCAGAGTTTGAACTACAGTGCGGATGTTTTCCACGAGTTTTGCGTTGTCGAAAGAAACCTTGCCGATTCCGAGATGTACCACACCGCCTTTGTCGGGACGATATTCCACTCTTCCGGATTTAAGTTCGGTGACCGCTTTTGCGACGTCGTTCGTTACGGTTCCCGCTTTCGGTTTTGGCATAAGTCCTTTTCTACCGAGAATCGGACCGAGCTTACCAACATCTTTCATCATGTCGGGAGTAGCCACACAAGCGTCGAAATCAGTCCAACCGCCCGCTACTTTTTCGATCAGATCGATATCGCCTACGAATTCCGCTCCGGCGTTCTTCGCGTCGTTTTGTTTGTCCCCTTTGCAGAAAACAAGAACGCGAACTTTTTTACCGTTTCCGTGAGGAAGGGAAATCGTTCCACGAATGTTCTGAAGAGATTTATAATTCACTTTCGTAGCGATTTCAACGGTTCCGTCGAACTTCGTATAGGAAGTGGACTTTGCGAGTTCCACGGCCTGATCGATATTGAAGAATTTTGTGCTATCTACTTTCTCTTTGAGAGCTTTGTATTTTTTTCCGCGCTGCATGTTCTTCTGAACTCCTATTATTCTACGGTAACACCCATAGAACGGCAGGTTCCCGCGATGATGTTCACGGCCGCGTCTATGTCGTTTGCGTTGAGATCTTCCATTTTTGTTTTGGCGATCTCTTCAAGTTGTTTGCGAGTAATCTTTCCGACCTTATGCGTGTGAGGAGTCGGAGAACCTGTTTCCAAACCGATTGCCTTCTTAACCAGAAGAGCCGCCGGTGGAGACTTGGTGATGAATGTAAAACTACGATCGGAGAAAACCGTAATCACAACCGGAAGTTTTAGTCCGATTTGTGCTTTGGATCTTTCATTGAATTGCTTGCAGAATTCCATGATGTTAAGACCGGCCTGACCAAGTGCCGGACCAACGGGAGGTGCAGGGTTTGCTTTTCCCGCTTCTACCTGAAGTTTAATCTGCTTTACTACTTTTTTTGCTGCCATGGATAGAACGCCTGATTCCTTTGTTCTTTCTCTTAATTTTCAGTTTTAACCTGAAGATAATCCAGTTCCACAGGAGTTGATCTCCCGAAGATTTCTACTTTTACACGAAGCCTTCCCTTATCCGGAAAAATCTCGTCTACGAGTCCGGTAAAGTTCGCAAAAGGCCCGTCGATGATTTTCAAAGAATCTCCCACTTTAAAGAGAATCTTAGGTGCAACCGGTTCTTCGGATGCAACGTCACCGGATTCGGAAAAGAGGTTTTTCACCTCTTCCAGAGATAAAGGCTCGGGGCCTCCGTCTTTGGATCCTACGAATGTCGAAACGGACGGAAGAGACTGGATTAAAAATCGAGTATCATCGTCCATATCCATTTCGATCAGAACGTAACCAGGCATAAGTTTACGCTTGGTTACTTTCTTTTTGCCGTTTTTCATTTCGGCAACGTCCATGGTCGG from Leptospira kmetyi serovar Malaysia str. Bejo-Iso9 harbors:
- the rplL gene encoding 50S ribosomal protein L7/L12, with the protein product MSTEALLEQIGNLTLVEAADLVKKMEEKFGISAAAPVAVAAVGAAPAAGAGAAEEASTFNVVLKGFGDKKIEVIKLVREITGLGLKEAKDLVEAGGKAVKEGVSKAEADDLKKKLEGVGAQIELKAS
- the rplJ gene encoding 50S ribosomal protein L10, whose protein sequence is MANQEKVESVALLKGKLEEKNNFILACYSGLTVEEITGLRAQLRKEGSEMKVLKNNLFLRALKESGSHKDKNISFGPEYQGPLAAIFAKENLPTVAKVCKDFAKNNKNLILRAGYMDGSVLDANGVEAIAGLPSKEQLLAQIAGGINGPARSIASGINQIMASLARAIQATAEKKNA
- the rplA gene encoding 50S ribosomal protein L1, whose amino-acid sequence is MQRGKKYKALKEKVDSTKFFNIDQAVELAKSTSYTKFDGTVEIATKVNYKSLQNIRGTISLPHGNGKKVRVLVFCKGDKQNDAKNAGAEFVGDIDLIEKVAGGWTDFDACVATPDMMKDVGKLGPILGRKGLMPKPKAGTVTNDVAKAVTELKSGRVEYRPDKGGVVHLGIGKVSFDNAKLVENIRTVVQTLMRDKPSDAKGDYLKTFSVAPTMGVGVKVDVKELVNTSI
- the rplK gene encoding 50S ribosomal protein L11 — protein: MAAKKVVKQIKLQVEAGKANPAPPVGPALGQAGLNIMEFCKQFNERSKAQIGLKLPVVITVFSDRSFTFITKSPPAALLVKKAIGLETGSPTPHTHKVGKITRKQLEEIAKTKMEDLNANDIDAAVNIIAGTCRSMGVTVE
- the nusG gene encoding transcription termination/antitermination protein NusG; the protein is MGTKKWYALQTYSGHENKVQKNIEKLVQQKKLEEKIFQVKIPTMDVAEMKNGKKKVTKRKLMPGYVLIEMDMDDDTRFLIQSLPSVSTFVGSKDGGPEPLSLEEVKNLFSESGDVASEEPVAPKILFKVGDSLKIIDGPFANFTGLVDEIFPDKGRLRVKVEIFGRSTPVELDYLQVKTEN